From Vibrio aerogenes, a single genomic window includes:
- the hscA gene encoding Fe-S protein assembly chaperone HscA yields MPLLQIAEPGQSAAPHQHKLAAGIDLGTTNSLVASVRSGSATTLADDSGQKIVPSVVHYAQEETTVGAAAYLKAQQDPVNTIISVKRLIGRSLDDVQSRYPKLPYKLKPSDNRLPVFQTSQGDKNPIQVSSDILRVLAQRAESTLGGELAGVVITVPAYFDDAQRTGTKEAARLAGIHVLRLLNEPTAAAIAYGLDSGQEGVIAVYDLGGGTFDISVLRLSKGVFEVLATGGDSALGGDDFDHLLADYLHSLMERTSPLSAEEYRALLDAATQAKIALSESDCTNVSVLGWQGQVDRETLNELIRPLIRKTLMSCKRAMKDAGVDAGEVNEVVMVGGSTRTPYVRDMVGDFFGRKPLTSINPDEVVAIGAAIQADILAGNKPDSEMLLLDVIPLSLGIETMGGLVEKIIPRNTTIPVARAQEFTTFKDGQTAMIIHTVQGEREMVDDCRSLARFSLKGIPPMAAGAAHIRVTYQVDADGLLSVTAMEKSTGVQAEIQVKPSYGLSENEIAEMLKDSMNHAEDDMKVRTLMEQRVEADRVIEGLISAMQADGDELLDEQERRELLIAIETLIELRNSDDAPAIEQGIKDVDSVSQAFASRRMDKSIREALAGQSVNDID; encoded by the coding sequence ATGCCATTACTTCAAATTGCAGAACCTGGACAAAGTGCAGCACCTCACCAGCATAAACTGGCTGCCGGGATCGACTTAGGCACAACTAACTCACTGGTCGCTTCTGTCCGGAGTGGCTCTGCAACGACGCTTGCGGATGATAGCGGTCAAAAAATTGTGCCGTCAGTCGTTCATTATGCTCAGGAAGAAACAACCGTTGGTGCTGCAGCATATCTTAAAGCACAGCAAGATCCTGTGAATACCATCATTTCAGTGAAGCGTTTGATCGGACGTTCGTTAGATGATGTTCAATCCCGTTATCCTAAGTTGCCCTACAAACTGAAACCCAGTGACAATCGTTTACCTGTTTTTCAGACATCCCAGGGCGATAAAAACCCGATTCAGGTTTCTTCTGACATACTCCGGGTTTTAGCGCAAAGAGCCGAAAGCACTCTGGGCGGAGAGCTGGCGGGCGTCGTGATCACTGTTCCTGCTTATTTTGATGATGCCCAGAGAACCGGGACGAAAGAAGCTGCCCGCCTGGCTGGCATACATGTTTTGCGATTGTTGAATGAACCCACAGCGGCTGCGATTGCCTATGGTCTGGATTCCGGTCAGGAAGGCGTTATTGCTGTTTATGACCTGGGTGGCGGAACATTTGATATTTCGGTGCTCCGGCTGTCAAAGGGTGTTTTTGAAGTTCTGGCAACCGGTGGCGATTCTGCATTAGGTGGTGATGATTTTGACCATTTGCTTGCTGATTATCTTCATTCTCTTATGGAGAGAACTTCTCCTCTCTCAGCAGAAGAATACCGGGCTTTGCTGGATGCGGCGACACAAGCAAAAATCGCATTGTCAGAAAGTGACTGTACCAATGTTTCCGTGCTTGGCTGGCAGGGACAGGTTGACAGAGAAACACTGAACGAATTAATTCGTCCTCTGATCAGAAAAACACTGATGTCCTGTAAAAGAGCGATGAAAGATGCCGGAGTCGATGCTGGTGAAGTGAATGAAGTTGTTATGGTTGGCGGTTCCACCCGAACGCCGTATGTCAGAGACATGGTTGGCGACTTCTTTGGCCGCAAGCCTTTGACATCAATCAACCCGGATGAGGTTGTTGCGATTGGTGCCGCAATTCAGGCTGATATTCTGGCAGGTAATAAGCCGGATTCAGAGATGCTTTTGCTTGATGTGATTCCTCTGTCTCTTGGTATCGAAACCATGGGCGGATTAGTCGAGAAAATTATTCCCCGGAATACGACCATTCCTGTCGCCAGAGCTCAGGAATTTACAACCTTTAAAGATGGCCAGACGGCAATGATCATCCATACTGTTCAGGGAGAGCGTGAAATGGTTGATGATTGCCGTTCACTTGCCCGGTTTTCACTGAAGGGGATTCCGCCGATGGCTGCTGGTGCGGCGCATATCAGGGTCACCTATCAGGTCGATGCTGATGGTCTGTTGTCAGTCACCGCAATGGAAAAAAGTACCGGGGTCCAGGCTGAGATTCAGGTCAAACCATCCTATGGGTTGAGTGAAAATGAAATTGCAGAGATGCTTAAAGACTCAATGAACCATGCGGAAGATGATATGAAAGTCCGGACGCTGATGGAACAGCGGGTTGAAGCTGACCGGGTCATTGAAGGTTTAATTTCAGCGATGCAGGCTGATGGTGATGAATTACTGGATGAGCAAGAGCGCCGCGAGCTGTTAATTGCGATAGAAACATTAATTGAATTAAGAAACAGTGATGATGCACCTGCCATTGAGCAAGGTATCAAAGATGTGGATTCAGTGAGTCAGGCATTTGCCTCCCGGAGAATGGATAAGTCTATCCGGGAAGCATTAGCCGGACAATCAGTGAACGACATAGATTAA
- the fdx gene encoding ISC system 2Fe-2S type ferredoxin: protein MPKIIVLPHEELCPDGAVLSAEAGETVLDVALKNGIEIEHACEKSCACTTCHVIIREGFDSLDESDELEDDMLDKAWGLEPESRLGCQAKVTDEDLVVEIPKYTLNHAAEDH from the coding sequence ATGCCTAAAATTATTGTTTTACCTCATGAAGAATTATGTCCGGATGGTGCAGTTTTATCAGCTGAAGCTGGTGAAACAGTGCTTGATGTTGCTCTGAAAAATGGGATTGAAATTGAGCATGCGTGTGAAAAATCCTGCGCGTGTACCACTTGCCATGTCATTATCCGGGAAGGCTTCGATTCACTGGATGAAAGTGATGAACTGGAAGATGATATGCTGGATAAAGCGTGGGGGCTGGAGCCAGAATCCCGGCTTGGTTGTCAGGCGAAGGTGACTGATGAAGATTTGGTCGTTGAGATACCTAAATATACATTGAATCACGCAGCTGAAGACCACTAA
- the iscX gene encoding Fe-S cluster assembly protein IscX, with amino-acid sequence MKWTDSRDIAIELCELYPDTDPKTVRFTDLHQWITQLDDFDDDPNRSNEKILEAILLCWMDETD; translated from the coding sequence ATGAAATGGACTGATTCCAGAGATATTGCAATTGAACTATGTGAACTATATCCGGATACGGACCCAAAGACTGTCAGGTTTACAGATTTGCATCAGTGGATTACTCAATTAGATGATTTTGATGATGATCCAAATCGTTCGAATGAGAAAATACTTGAAGCGATCCTCCTGTGCTGGATGGATGAAACTGACTAA
- the pepB gene encoding aminopeptidase PepB, with protein MSVTMSVYISRDPAPEQWGEKALLSYTESGVTIHIDAEEPMLPLIQKAARKIDGQGLHHVELSGEEWGLENIWAFYQGYRDPKKVNNVSWNLLNQPEQSELEARIKATDWIRHVVNKSAEEVAPRQLATMAAEFVKSLAPEHVSYRIVKDKDLLADGWEGIFAVGRGSERTSAMLQLDFNPTGDENAPVYACLVGKGITFDSGGYSLKPSNFMSAMKADMGGAAMVTGGLGLAMMRGLNKRVKLVLCCAENMVSGRALKLGDIITYKNGKTVEVMNTDAEGRLVLADGLIYASEQQPEMIIDCATLTGAAKNALGNDYHALLSFDEQLSHKALSVAKEEGEGLWPLPLESFHRQMLPSNFADLSNISSGDYAPGASTAAAFLSYFVDNFQKGWLHIDCAATFRKSASDKWAVGATGVGARTLAGLLAD; from the coding sequence ATGTCTGTAACTATGTCAGTTTATATTAGTCGCGACCCGGCACCCGAACAGTGGGGCGAAAAAGCACTTCTTTCTTATACTGAATCAGGCGTCACCATTCATATCGATGCTGAAGAACCTATGTTACCTTTAATTCAAAAAGCAGCCCGTAAAATCGATGGTCAGGGGCTTCATCATGTTGAATTGAGCGGCGAAGAGTGGGGGCTTGAGAATATCTGGGCATTCTATCAGGGCTACAGAGACCCTAAAAAAGTAAATAATGTTTCATGGAATCTGCTGAATCAGCCCGAACAATCTGAGCTTGAGGCCAGAATTAAAGCAACAGACTGGATCCGGCATGTCGTTAACAAAAGTGCAGAGGAAGTGGCGCCGCGCCAATTGGCAACAATGGCTGCTGAATTTGTTAAGTCTCTGGCGCCAGAGCATGTTTCATACCGGATTGTCAAAGATAAAGACTTACTGGCAGATGGCTGGGAGGGGATTTTTGCAGTCGGTCGTGGTTCCGAAAGAACATCTGCGATGCTGCAGCTTGATTTTAACCCAACGGGTGATGAGAATGCACCGGTCTATGCGTGCCTGGTTGGTAAAGGCATTACTTTTGATTCTGGTGGTTACAGCCTGAAACCATCGAATTTTATGTCTGCAATGAAAGCTGATATGGGTGGTGCAGCTATGGTGACCGGCGGACTCGGATTAGCCATGATGAGAGGGTTGAACAAACGGGTTAAATTGGTGCTGTGTTGTGCTGAAAATATGGTATCGGGCAGAGCGTTAAAGCTGGGAGATATCATTACATATAAAAACGGTAAAACGGTTGAAGTGATGAACACTGATGCTGAGGGCCGCCTGGTTTTAGCCGATGGCTTAATCTATGCCAGTGAACAACAGCCTGAAATGATCATTGATTGTGCAACACTGACTGGCGCAGCTAAAAATGCTCTGGGAAATGATTATCACGCTTTACTCAGCTTTGATGAGCAGCTAAGTCATAAGGCTTTATCTGTCGCCAAAGAAGAAGGAGAAGGATTATGGCCACTACCTCTGGAATCATTCCACCGTCAGATGCTGCCTTCTAATTTTGCTGATTTATCAAATATCAGTTCCGGTGATTATGCCCCGGGTGCAAGTACAGCGGCTGCATTTTTATCTTATTTTGTCGATAATTTTCAAAAAGGCTGGCTACATATTGATTGCGCTGCTACTTTCCGTAAAAGTGCGAGTGATAAATGGGCTGTAGGCGCAACCGGTGTTGGTGCAAGAACCTTAGCTGGCCTGCTTGCTGATTAA
- the ndk gene encoding nucleoside-diphosphate kinase, producing MALERTFSIIKPDAVKRDIIGEIYQRIEKAGLKIIAAKMVHLNEEQASGFYAEHEGKDFFPKLKEFMTSGPIMVQVLEGEDAIVRYRELMGKTNPEEAACGTLRSDYALSMSYNSVHGSDSPASAEREIAFFFPESEICPR from the coding sequence ATGGCATTAGAGAGAACATTTTCTATCATCAAGCCTGATGCGGTCAAACGGGATATTATCGGTGAAATATATCAGCGTATTGAAAAAGCCGGACTGAAGATTATCGCTGCAAAAATGGTTCATCTGAATGAAGAACAGGCTTCAGGTTTTTATGCAGAGCATGAAGGAAAGGACTTCTTCCCAAAATTGAAAGAATTTATGACCTCTGGCCCAATTATGGTTCAGGTACTTGAAGGCGAAGATGCAATAGTCCGCTATCGTGAGCTCATGGGAAAAACCAACCCTGAAGAAGCAGCTTGCGGTACATTGCGTTCTGATTATGCCCTGAGCATGAGTTACAATTCTGTTCATGGAAGTGATAGCCCGGCTTCGGCAGAAAGAGAGATTGCGTTTTTCTTTCCTGAATCAGAAATCTGTCCGCGCTGA
- a CDS encoding bifunctional tRNA (adenosine(37)-C2)-methyltransferase TrmG/ribosomal RNA large subunit methyltransferase RlmN, whose translation MTTKFNLLDFDRKAMRQLFTEELNEKAFRAEQVMKWIYHFGCDDFSQMTNINKKLISKLQQRCEIKAPYVSEAQHSSDGTIKWAMRVGDQDVETVYIPEDDRATLCVSSQVGCALECKFCSTAQQGFNRNLRVSEIIGQVWRAAREIGLEKETGRRPITNVVMMGMGEPLLNMKNLIPSLNIMLDDFGFGLSKRRVTVSTSGVVSGLEQMIDKVDVALAISLHAPNDKLRSEIMPINDRWDIDDFLSTVRRYIASSNANRGKVTVEYILLDHVNDGTEHAHELAKLMKNTPCKINLIPFNPYPGSPYKKPSNSRIDRFMKVLMSYDYTVTVRKTRGDDIDAACGQLVGDVIDRTKRTKINSDEYGAIPVRAV comes from the coding sequence ATGACCACGAAATTCAATTTGCTTGATTTTGACAGAAAAGCAATGCGCCAGCTGTTTACCGAAGAATTGAATGAGAAGGCATTTCGGGCTGAACAGGTAATGAAGTGGATTTATCACTTTGGCTGTGATGACTTTTCCCAAATGACAAACATCAATAAAAAGCTGATAAGCAAACTTCAGCAACGATGTGAAATAAAAGCACCCTATGTGTCTGAAGCGCAGCACTCATCAGATGGTACGATTAAATGGGCAATGCGTGTCGGCGATCAAGATGTTGAAACTGTGTATATTCCGGAAGATGACCGGGCAACTCTTTGTGTTTCTTCACAGGTTGGATGCGCACTTGAGTGTAAGTTTTGTTCGACGGCTCAACAAGGATTTAACCGGAATCTTCGTGTCTCTGAGATTATTGGTCAGGTTTGGCGGGCTGCCCGTGAAATCGGTCTTGAAAAAGAAACGGGCCGCAGACCGATTACCAATGTCGTCATGATGGGAATGGGCGAGCCTTTGCTGAATATGAAAAACCTCATCCCTTCATTAAATATTATGCTGGATGACTTTGGTTTTGGCTTATCCAAGCGACGGGTCACCGTTTCTACTTCGGGTGTTGTCTCTGGCCTCGAGCAAATGATCGATAAAGTTGATGTTGCTTTAGCCATTTCACTACATGCTCCCAATGATAAGCTGAGAAGCGAAATTATGCCGATTAATGACCGGTGGGATATTGATGATTTCCTGTCAACCGTCCGGCGTTATATCGCTTCTTCAAATGCCAACCGGGGTAAAGTTACAGTCGAGTACATTCTTCTGGACCATGTCAATGACGGGACAGAACATGCTCATGAGCTGGCTAAACTGATGAAGAACACACCGTGTAAGATTAATCTGATTCCATTTAATCCTTATCCGGGGTCTCCTTATAAAAAGCCCAGTAATTCCCGTATTGATCGGTTTATGAAAGTCCTGATGTCTTACGATTATACGGTTACTGTACGTAAAACCCGTGGGGACGATATTGATGCCGCATGTGGTCAGTTGGTCGGAGATGTGATTGACAGAACGAAACGAACAAAAATTAATTCAGATGAATACGGTGCTATTCCTGTCCGTGCTGTTTAA
- the rodZ gene encoding cytoskeleton protein RodZ → MMTETETETTKDETPQKPGTLLKQKRESLGLTQKQVADKLRLRVTVIESLEDNNFNIDKVSTFVRGYIRSYARIVGLDEQSVVAAYDQYCGSEKQEVSMTSFSRKTARQQHNSRINLITFGIIVIVIGISSLWWYQNQKDDTLLPQSISPQSDSQTETSTSEPSEASTLVTEKPAEDEFNTVKALSSQDSKEENALSVDSAEVDHPVAGSKEPPHESPSAVVEKTAPAEAGVASSRDTEKKLADTKKAEKKENNKPVNHLTQLSMEFKDDCWVRVKDSNDKTLIVGLKKAGRSIQLQGNAPFSFILGAPESVSITFAGEPVDLSRYTSGKVARFTLP, encoded by the coding sequence ATGATGACAGAGACCGAAACAGAAACAACGAAAGATGAAACCCCGCAAAAACCAGGGACACTTTTAAAACAGAAAAGAGAGTCCCTTGGTTTAACGCAAAAACAGGTCGCGGATAAGCTGCGGTTGCGGGTTACTGTGATAGAGTCATTAGAAGATAATAATTTTAATATTGATAAAGTTTCTACCTTTGTTCGTGGATATATCCGTTCCTATGCCAGAATTGTCGGGCTTGATGAGCAGTCAGTTGTTGCTGCGTATGATCAATATTGCGGAAGCGAGAAGCAAGAAGTCTCCATGACGAGCTTCTCCAGAAAAACAGCACGTCAGCAACATAACAGCCGGATCAATCTGATAACCTTTGGTATTATTGTGATTGTTATTGGTATCTCTTCCCTGTGGTGGTACCAGAATCAGAAAGATGACACCTTACTTCCTCAAAGCATTTCTCCACAATCGGATTCTCAAACTGAAACCTCCACCTCTGAACCTTCTGAAGCTTCGACACTTGTGACCGAAAAGCCGGCTGAAGATGAATTTAATACGGTGAAAGCTTTATCTTCTCAGGATTCAAAAGAAGAGAATGCCTTAAGTGTTGACTCAGCTGAGGTTGATCATCCGGTTGCCGGTTCGAAAGAGCCACCGCATGAATCGCCTTCAGCCGTGGTTGAAAAAACAGCACCTGCTGAAGCTGGTGTTGCATCTTCTCGTGACACTGAGAAAAAGCTTGCTGATACAAAAAAAGCAGAGAAGAAAGAGAATAATAAGCCAGTCAATCACCTGACTCAGCTATCTATGGAATTTAAAGATGACTGTTGGGTCCGGGTCAAAGATTCTAATGATAAAACGCTGATTGTCGGGTTAAAGAAGGCAGGGCGTTCAATCCAGCTTCAGGGAAATGCACCATTCAGTTTTATTCTCGGTGCACCTGAAAGTGTTTCTATCACATTTGCAGGTGAACCTGTTGACCTTTCTCGGTATACTTCGGGTAAAGTAGCAAGATTTACCTTACCTTAG
- the ispG gene encoding flavodoxin-dependent (E)-4-hydroxy-3-methylbut-2-enyl-diphosphate synthase, protein MQPKSPIQRRRSTRIYVGDVPVGDGAPIAVQSMTNTKTTDVEATVAQIRSLEKVGADIVRVSVPTMDAAEAFKEIKSQVTVPLVADIHFDYRIALKVADYGVDCLRINPGNIGREERIRSVVDCAKDKGIPIRIGVNGGSLEKDIQQKYTEPTAEALVESAMRHVDILDRMNFDQFKVSVKASDVFLAVDSYRLLARKIDQPLHLGITEAGGIRAGAVKSSVGLGMLLAEGIGDTLRISLAADPVEEIKVGFDILKSLRIRSRGINFIACPSCSRQEFDVISTVNALEERLEDVLTPMDVSIIGCVVNGPGEAEASQLGLAGGNRKSAFYEDGIRQKERFDNENLVDQLEAKIRAKAAMMEEKNQIQVTRIEEN, encoded by the coding sequence ATGCAACCGAAATCTCCTATTCAGCGCCGCCGTTCAACCCGGATTTATGTTGGTGATGTTCCTGTTGGTGATGGCGCTCCAATTGCTGTCCAGTCAATGACAAATACGAAAACCACAGATGTTGAGGCAACTGTGGCTCAGATACGTTCTCTGGAAAAAGTTGGCGCGGATATTGTCCGTGTTTCTGTTCCTACCATGGATGCCGCTGAAGCATTCAAAGAAATTAAAAGTCAGGTTACAGTTCCCTTAGTTGCCGATATTCATTTTGATTATCGTATTGCACTGAAGGTGGCTGATTATGGTGTTGACTGCCTGAGAATTAATCCGGGAAATATCGGGCGGGAAGAACGGATTCGCAGTGTGGTTGATTGTGCAAAGGATAAAGGCATTCCGATCCGGATTGGTGTGAATGGTGGGTCACTGGAAAAAGATATCCAGCAAAAGTATACAGAACCGACAGCAGAAGCTTTGGTTGAATCAGCAATGCGGCATGTTGATATTCTGGACCGGATGAATTTTGACCAGTTTAAAGTGAGTGTTAAAGCATCTGATGTATTTCTTGCCGTTGATTCTTACCGGCTGTTGGCCCGGAAAATTGATCAGCCGCTTCATCTTGGCATTACAGAAGCTGGCGGGATTCGTGCCGGCGCTGTTAAATCCTCTGTTGGTTTAGGGATGTTGCTTGCTGAAGGTATTGGAGATACGCTGAGAATCTCTCTGGCTGCAGATCCGGTTGAAGAGATTAAAGTCGGTTTTGACATTCTTAAGTCGTTACGTATTCGTTCCCGGGGCATTAACTTTATTGCTTGCCCGAGCTGCTCCAGACAAGAATTTGATGTCATTAGCACAGTCAATGCATTAGAAGAGCGGTTAGAAGACGTATTGACGCCGATGGATGTATCTATTATTGGTTGTGTGGTCAATGGGCCTGGTGAAGCTGAAGCTTCTCAGCTTGGATTAGCTGGCGGTAATCGTAAAAGTGCGTTTTATGAAGATGGAATCCGTCAAAAAGAACGCTTTGATAATGAAAATCTGGTCGATCAGCTGGAAGCGAAAATCAGAGCGAAAGCTGCAATGATGGAAGAAAAAAATCAAATCCAGGTCACCCGGATAGAAGAAAATTAA
- the hisS gene encoding histidine--tRNA ligase: protein MAKTIESIRGMNDCLPTESPLWQKVEGVVKDVISAYGCSEIRMPIVEMTHLFCRAIGEVTDVVEKEMYTFDDRNGDSLTLRPEGTAGCVRAGIEKGLLYNQEQRLWYMGPMFRHERPQKGRYRQFHQCGVEMFGLNGPDVDAELILMTARMWRELGIDQHVRLELNSIGSLEARAEYRSALVAFLEQHESVLDDDCKRRMHTNPLRVLDTKNPDIQAILVDAPELTDYLDDDSKEHFAGLCELLNASGIEYTVNPCLVRGLDYYNKTVFEWVTESLGAQGTVCAGGRYDGLVEQLGGKATPAVGFAMGLERLVLMVTSLETTEIRNPVDVYVVTAGEGTMVTGMKLAEHVRSAVPGVRVMNNFGGGNFKKQFKRADKVGAAIALVLGENEVSEQTVVLKDLAGGTQETINQSDISDRLTHFFKS from the coding sequence GTGGCAAAGACAATAGAATCAATACGAGGCATGAACGATTGCCTTCCAACAGAATCCCCTCTCTGGCAGAAAGTTGAGGGAGTGGTCAAAGATGTTATCAGTGCGTATGGCTGTAGTGAAATCCGTATGCCGATTGTTGAGATGACGCATCTTTTCTGCCGGGCCATTGGTGAAGTCACCGATGTTGTTGAAAAAGAGATGTATACGTTTGACGACCGGAATGGTGATAGCCTGACTTTACGTCCGGAAGGGACTGCGGGTTGTGTTCGGGCTGGTATTGAAAAGGGATTGCTATATAACCAGGAACAGCGTTTGTGGTATATGGGGCCAATGTTTCGGCATGAGCGTCCTCAGAAAGGGCGCTATCGTCAATTCCATCAGTGTGGTGTTGAAATGTTCGGCCTGAATGGTCCGGATGTTGACGCTGAACTGATCCTGATGACCGCCCGGATGTGGCGTGAGCTGGGAATTGATCAGCATGTTCGTCTGGAGCTGAACTCTATTGGTTCTCTGGAAGCCAGAGCCGAATACCGCTCTGCACTGGTTGCTTTCCTTGAGCAACATGAATCGGTGTTGGATGACGATTGTAAACGTCGGATGCATACGAATCCGCTTCGTGTGCTGGATACAAAAAATCCGGATATTCAGGCGATATTAGTGGATGCGCCAGAGCTGACAGATTACCTGGATGATGATTCAAAAGAACATTTTGCCGGCTTATGTGAACTTCTCAATGCATCAGGTATCGAATATACGGTGAACCCTTGTTTAGTCCGGGGACTGGATTATTATAACAAGACCGTTTTTGAGTGGGTGACGGAAAGCCTTGGTGCTCAGGGGACCGTGTGTGCCGGTGGTCGTTATGATGGTTTGGTTGAGCAACTGGGCGGCAAGGCAACGCCAGCGGTTGGTTTTGCTATGGGACTTGAACGTTTGGTTCTGATGGTGACATCTTTGGAAACAACAGAGATCAGAAATCCTGTTGATGTCTATGTCGTCACTGCGGGTGAAGGTACAATGGTTACCGGAATGAAACTTGCCGAGCATGTTCGTTCTGCTGTTCCCGGAGTGCGTGTCATGAATAATTTTGGTGGTGGCAACTTTAAGAAACAATTTAAAAGAGCGGATAAAGTCGGCGCTGCCATTGCTTTAGTGTTAGGTGAAAATGAAGTTTCGGAGCAAACAGTGGTCTTAAAAGATCTGGCTGGCGGAACTCAGGAAACAATTAATCAGTCTGATATTTCAGACAGGCTGACTCATTTCTTCAAAAGCTGA
- a CDS encoding YfgM family protein, whose translation MELYDTEEQQVEAIKSWWQENGKAVLIGTAISIAGILGWNYYQESVKSSQEEASLQYTDTISALSDKGIEAGKVVQQFIDSHSDSDYSVLAAMQLAKVQVDAKQLDQALTQLEWAKTHTDDVALKMLLNYRIARIYADQGKYDQAQSALNNVSDKSWAGRVAELKGDIALKQGNKDAAYAAYSEAQQAQDQSRLLQMKLDDLAR comes from the coding sequence GTGGAACTTTACGATACTGAAGAACAACAGGTTGAAGCAATCAAGAGCTGGTGGCAAGAGAACGGAAAAGCCGTTTTGATTGGTACAGCAATCAGTATAGCCGGCATTTTAGGCTGGAACTATTATCAGGAATCAGTGAAATCATCTCAGGAAGAAGCTTCTCTGCAATATACAGATACAATTTCCGCGTTGTCTGACAAAGGTATTGAAGCCGGAAAAGTCGTTCAGCAGTTTATCGATTCTCATTCTGATAGTGACTATTCGGTTCTGGCTGCGATGCAGCTGGCTAAGGTACAGGTTGATGCTAAACAGTTAGATCAAGCCTTAACCCAGCTTGAATGGGCAAAAACGCATACAGATGATGTCGCATTGAAAATGCTGCTCAATTATCGCATTGCACGAATTTACGCAGATCAGGGTAAATATGATCAGGCCCAGAGTGCTTTAAATAATGTGTCAGACAAAAGCTGGGCTGGCCGTGTTGCAGAGCTGAAAGGTGATATCGCACTGAAACAGGGAAATAAAGATGCCGCTTATGCTGCATACTCTGAAGCTCAGCAGGCTCAGGATCAGAGCAGACTGCTACAAATGAAATTAGACGATCTTGCCAGATAA
- the bamB gene encoding outer membrane protein assembly factor BamB has product MKKWFGSLLFATMIAGGLSGCSSEEDSVVMAPVPDVQSQFQPETDWSASVGHGVEHYFSRLRPHSAYGKIFVASRDGIVKALDPTTGKTLWEKDLGDEEQTFLSGGISTGLNQLYIGSETGILYAMDAETGELKWKQDVSGEILAAPVTESDLVIIHTSEGNLIALEQKTGKQQWTISTEVPNLTLRGDSTPVTVSGGIFWGTANGRLAAAIASSGQMIWQQSIGTPKGATEIDRLIDVDSSPLVIGSTLYTVGYNGKLVAIDLRSGKPLWKRNYSSATNIATDGGKIFVVTDQDYLTAVDARSGTEIWTNRQLENRLVTEPVIIHNYVVVGDSEGYLYWIDRNTGEFVSEQHVSSSGFAVAPIVLSDGGYLVMTRDGDVKKLTINQ; this is encoded by the coding sequence ATGAAGAAGTGGTTTGGCAGTTTATTATTCGCAACGATGATTGCAGGTGGTCTGAGTGGCTGTTCCAGTGAGGAAGATTCAGTGGTCATGGCGCCTGTACCAGATGTTCAAAGTCAGTTTCAGCCAGAAACAGACTGGAGTGCTTCTGTAGGCCATGGTGTTGAACATTATTTTTCCAGGCTGCGACCGCACTCCGCATATGGAAAAATTTTTGTTGCAAGTCGTGATGGTATCGTCAAAGCGCTTGATCCTACTACCGGTAAAACATTATGGGAAAAAGATCTCGGTGATGAAGAGCAGACTTTTTTGTCTGGGGGCATCAGTACCGGATTGAACCAGCTCTATATTGGTAGCGAAACCGGCATCTTATACGCTATGGATGCTGAAACTGGTGAATTGAAATGGAAACAGGACGTCAGTGGCGAGATTTTGGCTGCGCCTGTCACAGAAAGTGATCTTGTCATTATTCACACCAGTGAAGGCAACCTTATTGCTCTGGAGCAGAAGACCGGGAAGCAACAGTGGACAATCAGTACCGAAGTGCCCAATTTGACCCTGCGGGGAGATAGTACTCCGGTCACAGTTTCCGGAGGTATCTTCTGGGGAACTGCAAATGGCCGGCTTGCCGCAGCAATTGCATCATCGGGGCAGATGATCTGGCAACAATCTATCGGAACGCCTAAAGGAGCAACTGAAATTGATCGGTTAATTGATGTTGATTCCTCGCCGTTAGTTATAGGCAGTACACTTTATACGGTTGGTTATAACGGCAAACTGGTCGCGATTGACCTTCGGTCCGGAAAGCCGTTGTGGAAACGCAATTATTCATCTGCGACGAACATAGCGACTGATGGCGGTAAAATCTTTGTTGTTACTGATCAGGATTATCTGACTGCAGTTGATGCCCGGAGTGGAACAGAAATCTGGACGAATCGTCAGTTAGAGAATCGTTTGGTCACTGAACCTGTGATCATCCATAACTATGTTGTTGTGGGTGACAGCGAAGGTTATCTGTATTGGATTGACCGGAATACCGGAGAATTTGTCTCTGAGCAACATGTGAGCAGTAGTGGTTTTGCCGTTGCACCGATCGTTTTGTCGGATGGTGGTTACTTAGTAATGACCAGAGATGGTGATGTGAAGAAACTAACGATCAATCAGTGA